In uncultured Bacteroides sp., one genomic interval encodes:
- a CDS encoding glutamine synthetase family protein, translating into MNNELEMNSNSLVKFLQKSPAEFTKADIISFIREKEIRMINFMYPAGDGRLKTLNFVINDAAYLNAILTCGERVDGSSLFTFIEAGSSDLYAIPRFRTAFVDPFAEIPTLTMLCSFFNKDGDPLESSPEYTLHKACRAFNKVTGMEFEAMGELEYYVIAPDDGLFPATDQHGYHESGPYDKFNQFRTLCMKYISQANGKIKYGHSEVGNFTQEGLTYEQNEIEFLPSPAEDAADQLMIAKWVIRNLASQYGYNITFAPKITVGKAGSGLHIHMRITKDRKNQMLEDGKLSDTARKAIAGMMCLASSITAFGNTTPTSYFRLVPHQEAPTNICWGDRNRSVLVRVPLGWSAKKDMCALANPLESPSDYDTTQKQTVEMRSPDGSADIYQLLASLAVACRHGFEIDDALGIAERTYVNVDIHKEENQERLKALDQLPDSCSASADRLQQQRTIFEKYNVFSPSMIDGVICKLKAYNDTTLRDDAQNNPAKMKEVVNTYFHCG; encoded by the coding sequence ATGAACAACGAATTAGAGATGAACTCCAACTCATTGGTGAAATTTCTGCAAAAAAGTCCTGCTGAGTTTACCAAAGCAGATATAATCTCTTTTATCAGAGAGAAAGAGATACGAATGATTAACTTTATGTATCCTGCCGGTGATGGCCGACTGAAAACTTTAAACTTTGTAATCAACGATGCTGCTTATCTGAATGCAATTCTTACCTGCGGCGAACGGGTAGACGGATCGAGCCTTTTTACTTTTATTGAGGCGGGTAGTAGTGACTTATATGCTATTCCTCGTTTTCGCACTGCATTTGTTGATCCATTTGCCGAAATTCCCACGCTAACCATGCTTTGCTCTTTCTTTAATAAAGATGGAGATCCGCTGGAAAGCTCACCGGAATATACATTGCATAAGGCTTGCCGTGCTTTCAACAAGGTTACCGGAATGGAATTTGAGGCTATGGGCGAACTGGAATATTACGTTATTGCACCGGACGACGGACTTTTCCCTGCCACAGATCAGCACGGGTATCATGAATCTGGTCCTTACGATAAGTTTAACCAGTTCCGCACTCTGTGCATGAAATACATTTCTCAGGCTAATGGAAAGATAAAGTATGGGCATTCTGAGGTAGGTAATTTTACTCAGGAGGGATTGACTTACGAACAAAATGAGATTGAATTTCTCCCCTCTCCTGCTGAAGATGCTGCCGATCAGCTAATGATTGCTAAATGGGTAATCCGTAATTTAGCCAGTCAATATGGGTATAATATCACTTTTGCTCCGAAAATTACTGTTGGTAAAGCGGGTTCCGGACTACATATCCACATGCGTATTACAAAGGATAGAAAGAATCAGATGCTGGAGGATGGTAAATTGTCGGATACTGCACGGAAAGCGATTGCAGGAATGATGTGCCTGGCATCTTCCATTACAGCTTTCGGCAACACTACCCCAACCTCTTATTTCCGACTGGTGCCACATCAGGAAGCTCCAACCAATATTTGCTGGGGAGACAGGAATCGCTCCGTACTGGTGCGTGTACCTTTGGGCTGGTCGGCTAAGAAAGATATGTGTGCTTTAGCCAATCCGCTGGAAAGTCCCAGTGATTATGATACAACACAGAAACAAACTGTAGAGATGCGCTCACCGGATGGCTCGGCAGACATCTATCAATTATTGGCCAGTCTGGCTGTTGCTTGTCGTCATGGCTTTGAGATAGATGATGCGTTAGGTATTGCCGAAAGAACATACGTAAATGTAGATATTCATAAGGAAGAGAATCAGGAACGACTAAAAGCTCTTGACCAATTGCCCGACAGTTGTTCTGCTTCTGCTGACCGCTTGCAGCAACAACGAACTATCTTTGAGAAATACAATGTATTTAGTCCAAGCATGATTGATGGCGTTATCTGTAAACTAAAGGCTTACAATGACACAACGCTTCGTGATGATGCACAAAATAATCCTGCAAAGATGAAAGAAGTTGTGAATACTTATTTCCATTGCGGATAA
- a CDS encoding M48 family metalloprotease — MKKIILLCLFSLSLCNVGAQKVLKSFPFYIDGTFKKDYDEYKAGTPLKFNQLVLTERVNTEETIKAVVVVDNTQFAIPYSQLKVMDLNPTDNKSFWEYKALQNDIYEKIWDKGYQYDIRQDLNDEATEYLKNLSSSNLFYEDPYTEDYVNGLFASVIYTNFNDKRLGTLNVYILKSPTPDSFILPNGSLVLSTGLLSTLDSEEELTAIMASEVAHFVLDHAIINVNKEVAREKRAAFWGGVVGGVLAAGEEYLMSKSDYYIPGTATAAIALISSAIFDKTSQRLGMTYSRDQEKVADGCAIDFLKMKNMQPSALASALTKIKNYYEDHRDYYTLSKYGPYAEFDKRIERLKEDKECIASHSYNKIMSTVNTFNSILMLNGKRYDDAALLVNKNIKNKVASDDDYVLLAKTNMALYNTEEKNNESLSLIQKAKSITDVPNLNTDKQEILALLRLNKQGKAASSLKEYIDHLSAFLDQTRSADESTWASTELNWANKLLQRISIL, encoded by the coding sequence ATGAAAAAGATTATTCTACTATGTTTATTCAGTTTATCTCTATGCAATGTAGGTGCACAGAAAGTATTAAAAAGCTTCCCTTTTTATATTGATGGTACTTTTAAAAAAGACTACGATGAGTATAAAGCTGGTACTCCTTTGAAGTTTAATCAGTTAGTACTAACTGAAAGAGTCAATACAGAAGAGACTATTAAAGCTGTTGTAGTTGTAGACAACACACAGTTTGCTATTCCTTATAGCCAGCTGAAGGTGATGGATCTCAACCCTACCGACAACAAATCGTTCTGGGAATATAAGGCACTACAGAATGATATCTACGAAAAAATTTGGGATAAAGGATACCAATACGATATTCGTCAGGATTTAAATGATGAAGCTACCGAATATTTAAAGAACCTGAGCAGTTCAAATCTGTTTTACGAAGATCCGTATACGGAAGATTACGTAAACGGACTTTTTGCTTCCGTTATTTATACTAATTTTAATGATAAAAGATTGGGAACCTTAAATGTTTATATTTTAAAGTCCCCTACTCCCGACAGTTTTATACTACCTAACGGTTCTTTGGTTTTAAGCACCGGACTGCTTTCCACATTAGATTCTGAAGAAGAGCTTACCGCTATTATGGCTTCGGAAGTAGCACACTTTGTTTTAGACCATGCCATAATAAACGTAAATAAAGAAGTAGCACGCGAAAAGAGAGCTGCATTCTGGGGTGGCGTTGTAGGAGGTGTTCTGGCTGCCGGCGAAGAATACCTGATGAGTAAAAGTGACTATTACATACCGGGAACAGCTACTGCTGCGATTGCTCTTATCTCATCGGCCATTTTCGATAAAACAAGTCAACGACTGGGTATGACTTATAGCCGCGATCAGGAAAAGGTAGCCGATGGATGTGCCATCGATTTTCTGAAAATGAAAAACATGCAACCTTCCGCATTGGCTTCTGCTCTTACCAAAATAAAGAACTACTACGAAGATCATCGTGATTACTACACCCTTTCAAAATATGGTCCTTATGCAGAATTCGACAAACGTATAGAACGTTTAAAAGAAGATAAAGAGTGCATAGCCAGTCATAGTTACAACAAAATTATGTCTACTGTGAATACTTTTAATTCAATATTGATGCTCAACGGTAAACGCTATGACGATGCTGCTTTATTGGTAAACAAGAATATAAAAAACAAAGTAGCTTCGGATGATGATTATGTTTTGCTAGCAAAAACAAACATGGCATTGTACAATACGGAAGAAAAGAATAACGAAAGTTTATCATTGATTCAGAAAGCAAAATCAATAACAGATGTTCCTAATCTGAATACTGATAAACAAGAAATTCTTGCATTACTACGTTTAAATAAACAAGGGAAGGCAGCTTCCAGTCTAAAGGAATACATTGATCATCTTTCTGCATTCCTGGATCAGACAAGAAGTGCTGATGAATCTACATGGGCTTCTACTGAATTAAACTGGGCCAACAAGCTGTTACAAAGAATAAGTATTTTATAA